Part of the Pseudomonadota bacterium genome, CCACAAGCGGCTGCGTGGTCTCGTCAACAAGGCGTTCACCCCGAAGATGGTCCAACGCATGGCGGACGACATCGAGCGGACCGTCGCCGTGCTCCTCGATGATCTGGATGGCCGTGACGTCGTCGACTTGGTGGAGCAGTACGCCGTACCCCTTCCCCTGTCGGTGATCGCCGAGATGCTCGGGGTCAGTGACGCCGACCGCGACCAGTTCCACATCTGGATGAAGCGGTTCTCCGCGGGTGCCGTCGCGGGCCCGATCCAGCTCATCCGTGCGCTTCCGAACGGGCAGCGGATGATGCGGCTGTTCGAGCGGCTCGCCGAGCAGCGTCGGGCCGAGCCCGATGATCGGCTCATATCAGCCCTGGTGCGGGCCAAGGAAGAAGGCGACCACCTCAACGATCAGGAGGTCCTCGCGATGATCTTCCTGCTGTTGCTCGCTGGTCACGAGAGCACCGCGAACCTCATCGGCAGTGCCACGCTCGCGCTCCTCGACAACCCTGAGCAGTTGATGCGTCTGCGAGAGAACCCGAAGCTGATCGACACCGCCGTCGAGGAGCTCCTCCGCTACACCACTCCGACGCCGTGCGGCGCGGCCCGGATCGCGTTGGAGGATGTCGAGGTCGCAGGCGTGACCCTCCCGAAGGGGAGCAACGTGCTCGGGATGATCATCTCCGCCAATCGTGACGAAGGCGTGTTCGACCACCCGGACGTGCTCGACCTCGGTCGCGACCCGAACCGTCACATCACGTTCGGGTTCGGGGCGCACTACTGCCTCGGCAGCGAGCTGGCGCGCCTCGAAGGCAGGACGGCGCTCGCCGCGTTGGTGCAGCGGTTCGAGCACATCGAGCTGGCCGTCGCCCGCTCGGAGCTGCGGTACAAGCCGACGCACCCGCTGCGCGGGTTGCGCAGCCTGCCGCTCAGGTTGCGGTGATCGCAGTGGGGGAGGCAAGCGAACAGCTCGACTACCCGATCAGGGACGAGGACATCGAGCGCACTGGCTGTAGCTGCCACCGCACGTCCGAGCCCGGTGCCACGCCGAGACGATCGCAAGAGACGCGCAGGCCGCCGCACAGTGGCGTAGCGCTCTCAATGCGGCAGCCCCGGCGGCAGGCGCCCGCCCATGGCGCGCATGAGCTTCTGGAGACCGCCTTTCTTCGAGGCGCGTTTCATGGTCTTCTGGATCTGGGTGAATTGCTTGAGCAGGCGGTTGACGTCCTGGACCTCGGTGCCGGAGCCCGCGGAGATGCGGCGCTTGCGCGAGGCCTTGATGAGGTCGGGGAAACGGCGCTCGCCGGGGGTCATCGAATCGATGATCGCCTCGAGCCGGATCAATTCTTTGTCGTCCATCCGGTCCTGCACGGGCTTCGGCAGATCGGATACGCCCGGCAGCTTGCTCATGAGCCCGCCGATGCCGCCCATCCCGCGCATCTGTTTGAGCTGGACACGGAAGTCCTCCAGATCGAAGCCCTGGCCTTTTTTCAGGCGCTCCGCCAGCTTCTCGGCCTCCTGGCGATCGACGCGGCGCTCCACCTCCTCGATGAGCCCCAGGACATCGCCCATGCCGAGGATGCGGGTCGCGATGCGATCGGGATAGAAGGGCTCGAGCGCGCCGGTCTTCTCGCCCATGCCCACGAACTTGATGGGCTGGCCGGTAATGAAACGCACCGAGAGCGCCGCGCCCCCGCGCGCATCGCCGTCGGCCTTGGTCAGGATCACGCCGGTCAGAGGCAGGGCCTCGTGGAAGGCACGGGCGGTCGTGGCGGCATCCTGGCCGCTCATGCTGTCCACTACGAACAGGGTCTCGATCGGATTCAGGACCGCATGGAGGCGCTTGACCTCGTCCATCATCTCGCTGTCGATGTGCAGACGCCCGGCGGTGTCCACGAGGAAGACGTCGTAGAATCCCTTGCGCGCCTGCCCGAGCGCCGCCTCCGCGATCGCCACCGCGCCGTCTTTCGGATCGGCCGGGAAGCAGTCCACGCCGATCTCGCGCGCCAAGACGGCGAGCTGGTCGATGGCCGCCGGGCGGTGGACATCGCAGGAGGCGAGAAACACTGACTTCTTGTCCTCTGCTTTGAGGCGGCGCGCGAGCTTGGCAACGGTCGTGGTCTTGCCCGAGCCCTGGAGCCCGGCCACCATCACCACATTGGGCGGCGCCTGGTGGAGGCTCAATTCCTCGCAGCGCTCGCCCATGAGCGTGGTCAGCTCGTCGCGCACGATGCGGATGAGGGCCTGCCCAGGGGTCAGGCTCTGCAGCACCTCCTGCCCGACCGCCCGCGCCCGAATGTGCTCGATGAAACCGCGCACCACCGGCAGGGCCACATCGGCCTCCAGGAACGCCAGGCGCAGCTCGCGCAGGGTCGCCTGGATGTTTTCTTCGCTCAGGCGCCCCTGCCCGCGCAGATCGCGGACGATGCGCGCAAGGCGTCCCGTGAGATTATCGAACATGGATCAGGATTACCGTCTGGGGGATTACCCTGGGGGGGATTGCTCCGGCGAATGGACTTGCGAGCCCCGCTCGTCTTTTCCGAGCGCGGCCTTTGTGTCATCATGCCGGCCCCTTCACGCGAGCGTTCATGAACACCCTGGCGATCGGCCTGACCGCGATCATACTCTATGTCGTGGCGGCGGCGCGGCTCTGCTTGGAGATCCTGCGCCGTACCCGCGGGGAGCCGCCGGGCAACCCGGCGGAACGCCTGCTCGGGTTCCTCGCCCTCCCCTTTCACGGCTTCATTCTCTACCAGGGCATCGTCACCGCCAGCGGGTTCAACCTCGGCGTCTTCAATGCGGCGTCGCTGGTGGCCTTCGTCATGGCCGCGA contains:
- a CDS encoding cytochrome P450, with protein sequence HKRLRGLVNKAFTPKMVQRMADDIERTVAVLLDDLDGRDVVDLVEQYAVPLPLSVIAEMLGVSDADRDQFHIWMKRFSAGAVAGPIQLIRALPNGQRMMRLFERLAEQRRAEPDDRLISALVRAKEEGDHLNDQEVLAMIFLLLLAGHESTANLIGSATLALLDNPEQLMRLRENPKLIDTAVEELLRYTTPTPCGAARIALEDVEVAGVTLPKGSNVLGMIISANRDEGVFDHPDVLDLGRDPNRHITFGFGAHYCLGSELARLEGRTALAALVQRFEHIELAVARSELRYKPTHPLRGLRSLPLRLR
- the ffh gene encoding signal recognition particle protein, with the protein product MFDNLTGRLARIVRDLRGQGRLSEENIQATLRELRLAFLEADVALPVVRGFIEHIRARAVGQEVLQSLTPGQALIRIVRDELTTLMGERCEELSLHQAPPNVVMVAGLQGSGKTTTVAKLARRLKAEDKKSVFLASCDVHRPAAIDQLAVLAREIGVDCFPADPKDGAVAIAEAALGQARKGFYDVFLVDTAGRLHIDSEMMDEVKRLHAVLNPIETLFVVDSMSGQDAATTARAFHEALPLTGVILTKADGDARGGAALSVRFITGQPIKFVGMGEKTGALEPFYPDRIATRILGMGDVLGLIEEVERRVDRQEAEKLAERLKKGQGFDLEDFRVQLKQMRGMGGIGGLMSKLPGVSDLPKPVQDRMDDKELIRLEAIIDSMTPGERRFPDLIKASRKRRISAGSGTEVQDVNRLLKQFTQIQKTMKRASKKGGLQKLMRAMGGRLPPGLPH